The following proteins are co-located in the Trichormus variabilis 0441 genome:
- the ychF gene encoding redox-regulated ATPase YchF produces MLRAGIVGLPNVGKSTLFNAVVANAKAEAANFPFCTIEPNVGVVAVPDERLNVLSQISGSAQIIPARVEFVDIAGLVKGASQGEGLGNQFLSHIREVDAIVHVVRCFENDDIIHVAGSVDPARDIEIISIELGLSDLAQIERRIERTRKQARTSKDAQFEITVLEKLAAALNEGKSVRQISLTEEEAEIIKGLGLLTNKPIIYAANVSEEELATGNEFVERVRQVAAQENAQVVVVSAQVEAELVELPEEDKADFLESLGVKEGGLKSLIRATYALLGLRTYFTSGQKETRAWTINAGMSAPQAAGVIHSDFERGFIRAETVAYNDLVANGSLIAAKEKGLVRSEGKEYIVQEGDVMLFRFNV; encoded by the coding sequence ATGCTAAGAGCCGGAATTGTCGGACTTCCCAACGTTGGAAAATCTACTTTATTTAATGCTGTAGTCGCTAATGCCAAAGCAGAAGCGGCTAACTTCCCATTCTGCACAATTGAACCGAATGTCGGCGTAGTTGCAGTCCCAGATGAGCGGCTAAATGTGCTTTCACAAATTTCCGGTTCGGCACAAATTATTCCCGCACGAGTTGAGTTTGTGGATATTGCCGGCTTAGTGAAAGGCGCAAGCCAAGGTGAAGGATTAGGTAATCAATTTTTATCTCATATCCGAGAAGTTGATGCGATCGTTCATGTAGTACGTTGTTTTGAGAATGATGATATCATCCACGTTGCCGGTTCAGTTGACCCTGCAAGAGATATTGAAATCATTAGCATCGAATTGGGTTTATCAGATTTAGCTCAAATTGAACGCCGGATTGAACGCACGCGTAAGCAAGCACGTACCAGCAAAGATGCACAATTTGAGATCACAGTTTTAGAAAAGTTAGCTGCTGCCTTAAATGAAGGTAAATCAGTGCGGCAAATAAGTTTAACTGAAGAAGAAGCGGAAATTATTAAGGGACTGGGACTGTTGACAAATAAGCCGATTATTTACGCGGCTAATGTTTCTGAAGAAGAATTAGCAACTGGTAATGAATTTGTGGAAAGAGTACGCCAAGTTGCAGCCCAGGAAAATGCTCAAGTTGTGGTTGTTTCTGCTCAAGTAGAAGCAGAACTTGTAGAATTACCGGAAGAAGACAAGGCGGATTTTTTAGAATCTTTAGGGGTAAAAGAAGGCGGATTAAAATCTTTGATTCGTGCTACTTATGCTCTATTGGGATTACGGACTTATTTCACCAGTGGACAAAAAGAAACCCGTGCTTGGACAATCAATGCAGGAATGTCAGCACCCCAAGCCGCAGGTGTAATTCACTCTGATTTTGAGCGAGGATTTATTCGTGCGGAAACCGTTGCATACAATGATTTAGTTGCAAATGGTTCTCTGATCGCTGCAAAAGAAAAAGGGTTAGTTCGCAGCGAAGGTAAAGAATATATTGTGCAGGAAGGTGATGTGATGTTATTCCGATTTAACGTCTAA